ATTGGCCACCGTGTCCGGGGCGATATAATCAGACCAGTTATAAATGTGGAGTGTTTTTTGTTCAGCCGCGAGCGTGCCGACAGAGACGGCCATCAGAGCACCCGCAACCAGACCCGATAGCCATTTTTTATTTAAGGCGGTCATATCTCTTTCCTTCTGAAAGTTCGTTAACAAACGAACAAAAGTTGTCACACTGAAAAATATGCAATATTCGTGCATATTTTTTATCGGCTCGGTGTAAGAAAAGAGAACTCTCTCCCGGCCAGCACTGCTCGCTATATAAAAGCATCGCAAGAATAACTTTAGCCAGGGTTTGAGACTATAGCTCGGATTAAAAAACGGTATTTAACAAATTTTTATGCGTATTTGCTCTATGTGATAAAGCCAAATCGGCACAAGAGAAGTGAAATAATCTTTAAGAAAAGGTTAAAAACAGCAGATAATTTTGCAGCACGCAGTCACTGCGGCAGCGACTGCGTGCTCGAAAGGAGTTATCAGTGGAGGAAATAGTTTTCGGTAACGTTGTTTTGCCCTTCATCGTCAGTCGGTAACAGCAGTTGATGGGCATTAGCTTCAAGAATGACCATCGAAATCTGCTCTTCGCTCTGACGCACGAACCATGCAAACTGCTCATAGGTTACGCCCTGCATAACGGATAAAGACTGGCAAACCACCAGCTTTGGCAGATTATCATCCTGCATATCAAGAAATGCTTTCACGGTCAGCGAACTGGCATTGATGGCTGATAAATCCGCCGCCAGCGGTAACACGGCTGAAGGTCGAACTTCCGCCATGGCAGAAAACAGGATCGTGTTATCGATCAGATCGATTTTGGCATCAAAGACACCGTCGAAATTCTGCATATGGGGCAGATGCAGAGCCAGACAGTTATCACATTCAAAAAAACTCATCCCCAGGTCATCGAGCCATTGACGCAACGTATCCAGACCAGGAACGACCAGCGATGTCATAATTTTGTACAACCTCTTTCGATAAAAAGACCGGCACAGCTTACGCAAAAAGCGCAGGCAAAACCATGATCAGTAATGTGATTGCGACTAACCACCCGTTTTCAGGCAATATTCGGTCGTAGCGTGGCGTTCGATCCAGCGGATCATTTTACCCGCGATGTCAATACCGGTGGTTTTTTCTATTCCTTCCAGCCCCGGCGACGCATTCACCTCCATCACCAATGGCCCGCGATTAGCACGCAGAATATCCACACCAGCAACGTCCAGCGCCATCGTTCGCGCGGCTTTTATCGCGATTTCACGCTCCTGTGGTGTGATACTGGCAACGCTTGCCGCGCCACCTCGATGCAAATTGGAACGAAAATCGCCCTCTTTCGCCCGCCGTTCAATCGCAGCGACCACTTCATCGCCAACAACCAGGCAGCGGATATCGCACCCTTGCGCCTCTTTGATATATTCCTGCACCAGAATATGCGCGTTCAGACCGCGAAAGGCGTCAATCACGCTTTCCGCCGCCTGACGCGTCTCCGCCAGCACGACACCAATTCCCTGCGTACCTTCAACCAGCTTAACCACCAGCGGCGCACCACCGACCATGTCGATTAAATCGCTGGTATCATCCGGCGAATGCGCAATGCCCGTGACAGGCAGGTCGATGCCCTGACGCGCCAGCAGTTGCATCGAACGCAATTTGTCACGCGCCCGGGCAATGGCGACCGACTCATTGAGCGGATAGCTCCCCAGCATCTCGAACTGGCGCAGTGCCGCCGTCCCATAAAAGGTAATGGCGGTGCCAATACGCGGGATCACAGCGTCAAAATGGGGTAACTTGCGGCCTTTGTAGTGAATAGAAGACGCCGCAGGATTTATGTTCATGTAGCAAGAAAGCGGATCAAGAATTTCAACCAGGTGACCACGCTGTATAGCGGCTTCACGCAGCCGCTTACACGAATAGAGCGTTCCATCCCGGGACAATATGGCAATTTTCACCCTGCACCTCTCTGTCAGACCTGGTCAAAAGCCCGCGTATCATACATCGATGTGGCGGTTTTAGCGCGTCGCCCAACCCTGTTTGTGCAAATAATCCAGAATAAATGGGCGGCTTTCTTTAATGATTGTTCGGCGGATATGATCGCTCCAGGTATCCCTGCGATTATTGCTGCCACGGGTGAGGTAATATTCCGCCAGTTGTTCGTCATACTGCGCCAGTGCGTCTTTATCCAGCGGTTGATAGCTGTTTTCATGCACCAAAATGGAAGCCGGTAAACGCGGCTTAAGATCTGGATTATCCGCAGGCCAGCCAAGGCACAGCCCAAACAGCGGCAGAACATGCTGCGGTAATTTCAGCAGTTCCGTCACCGCTTCAATATTATTGCGCAGGCCGCCGATATATACCCCGCCCAATCCCAGCGATTCCGCTGCGGTTAACGCATTCTGCGCCATCATTGCCGTATCAACGACACCGAGCAACAGTTGTTCCGCCAGGCCAAGTTGTGCATCCGGACAGATCTGTAAATGGCGGTTAAAGTCGGCACAGAACACCCAAAACTCCGCCGCTTTCGCTACGTGTTTTTGCCCGCCGGTCAGCGTCACCAGTTCATCACGTAACGCTTTGTCGGTAATGCGAATAATGCTACTGCACTGCAAAAAACTGGAACTGGACGTCGCACGGGCGCTGTTAATAATCGCCTCACGCTGCGCTTCGGAAATGGGTTCATCAGTGAAATGGCGAATGGAGCGATGGCCACAAATAAGTTCAATGGTTGGCGTCATTATCTTTTTCTCTTTCTGAACGTGAATATTGCGGTGGACGGTTCATCAACTGTGGTGCTATACGTTTTGCCACCTGAAGAGTAACCACCACCGCAGCGGGAAGCATGAGCAAAACACCGAGAAAAATCATCAGAATCTGCCCCTCTGGCCAAGAAAATGGCTCAGGCAGCGACAGGACGTCGCTTACCGACAGCAGCGCCACCGCCAGCAACATCATTCCGATAAATTCCAGTATCAACACGCTTTTAGGCAATTTACCGATCGCGCGCATACGCTTCCCTCTGCAAAGTGAGCCTTCAGTCTAAAACTTTTCACTGTACTGTGTTTAACAGTTATAGCTTTTAGCAATTAATGCAACAGGTTAAACCTACTTTCAGCGAATACATTTTAGCGTGATCATTACAGGCATAAGTCTATGAGGAGAGAAACAATGCAAACCGTTATTTTTGGTCGTCCGGGTTGCCCTTACTGTGTGCGCGCAAATGATCTGGCTGAGAAGTTGAGCAATGAACGCGATGATTTTCAGTATCAGTATATAGATATTCGTGCGGAAGGGATCACTAAAGAAGATCTACAACAAAAGGCAGGTAAACCCGTAGAAACCGTGCCGCAGATTTTTGTCGATCAGCAACATATCGGCGGCTATACCGATTTTGCTGCATGGGTGAAAGAGAATCTGGACGCCTGATCGTCTGATAAGCCCTCGTGTTGAGGGCTTCATTGATTTTTTCTGTGCTGTGATTTAAACAAACTGCTGATAAATAAGAAACACAATGCCCCCAACGCACACCAGAACACCGCACTTAATAACCATGCCAGCTCTTGCCAGAATGAGCGCGTTGGTGAAAAAAACAGCCGCATTATGAGCATCGAACAGGGTGCCGCCAGCATTGCGCCAAACAGAGGTTTCAGGACTTCTCTACGCTGTGAAAAGAAGCTGGCAACCGCTCCAGGAAGAATGAAAAACAGCAAACCAATTTCAGGATGCCCGGCAGCCCGAAAAGCGCCTTTCATGTGCGTCGCCAGAAAAAGGCACACCACAATGAAGAGGACAAAACAGCAGATTGCCCCCGCCCAACGTTGTTTATGTTTCACTCGTTCCTCCTGACACTGCGTCTATCGAACACATTTTTCGCCAGTGTGGCGTTCAGTAAGATAAAGCCGCTTCGCATTCCATGCTAATATAGGCCAACGCAATTCATATAGCCGTTGATACCTAATGTGATTACACTAGTAAAATATATTGTTACTTTACTATCGTTTAGGTGCGCTG
The nucleotide sequence above comes from Escherichia coli. Encoded proteins:
- the rimK gene encoding 30S ribosomal protein S6--L-glutamate ligase; this translates as MKIAILSRDGTLYSCKRLREAAIQRGHLVEILDPLSCYMNINPAASSIHYKGRKLPHFDAVIPRIGTAITFYGTAALRQFEMLGSYPLNESVAIARARDKLRSMQLLARQGIDLPVTGIAHSPDDTSDLIDMVGGAPLVVKLVEGTQGIGVVLAETRQAAESVIDAFRGLNAHILVQEYIKEAQGCDIRCLVVGDEVVAAIERRAKEGDFRSNLHRGGAASVASITPQEREIAIKAARTMALDVAGVDILRANRGPLVMEVNASPGLEGIEKTTGIDIAGKMIRWIERHATTEYCLKTGG
- the grxA gene encoding glutaredoxin 1; translation: MQTVIFGRPGCPYCVRANDLAEKLSNERDDFQYQYIDIRAEGITKEDLQQKAGKPVETVPQIFVDQQHIGGYTDFAAWVKENLDA
- the ybjN gene encoding YbjN domain-containing protein, with amino-acid sequence MTSLVVPGLDTLRQWLDDLGMSFFECDNCLALHLPHMQNFDGVFDAKIDLIDNTILFSAMAEVRPSAVLPLAADLSAINASSLTVKAFLDMQDDNLPKLVVCQSLSVMQGVTYEQFAWFVRQSEEQISMVILEANAHQLLLPTDDEGQNNVTENYFLH
- the ybjM gene encoding inner membrane protein YbjM, translated to MKHKQRWAGAICCFVLFIVVCLFLATHMKGAFRAAGHPEIGLLFFILPGAVASFFSQRREVLKPLFGAMLAAPCSMLIMRLFFSPTRSFWQELAWLLSAVFWCALGALCFLFISSLFKSQHRKNQ
- the ybjC gene encoding YbjC family protein, with protein sequence MRAIGKLPKSVLILEFIGMMLLAVALLSVSDVLSLPEPFSWPEGQILMIFLGVLLMLPAAVVVTLQVAKRIAPQLMNRPPQYSRSEREKDNDANH
- the nfsA gene encoding nitroreductase NfsA; protein product: MTPTIELICGHRSIRHFTDEPISEAQREAIINSARATSSSSFLQCSSIIRITDKALRDELVTLTGGQKHVAKAAEFWVFCADFNRHLQICPDAQLGLAEQLLLGVVDTAMMAQNALTAAESLGLGGVYIGGLRNNIEAVTELLKLPQHVLPLFGLCLGWPADNPDLKPRLPASILVHENSYQPLDKDALAQYDEQLAEYYLTRGSNNRRDTWSDHIRRTIIKESRPFILDYLHKQGWATR